Below is a genomic region from Salmo trutta chromosome 19, fSalTru1.1, whole genome shotgun sequence.
cttttgggTAACAACAATATGTCTTGATCTCAGACCTTGAAATCAATCTATCCAGTGTAGCAGTATGTAAAGTGCAATCTGAAACTATTCAGtccccctgactttttccacaatttgttacattacatccttattctaaaatgtattaaattgtttttccccctcatcaatctacacacaatactccataataacaaagcaaaaactgctttttcgaataaataaataactgaaatattacatttacataagtattcaaaccctttactcagtactttgttgaagcacctttggcagcgattacagcctcaagtcttcttgggtatgacgctacaagcttggcacacctgtatttggggagtttctcccattctttcttctctgcagatcctctcaaactctgtcaggttggatggggagcgttgctgctcagctattttcaagtctctccagagatgttcaattgggttcaagtccgggctcttgctgggctactcaaggacattcagagacttgtgccaAAACCACTcatgcgttgttttggctgtgtgcttagggttgttgtcctgttggaaggtgaaccttcgccccagtctgaggtcctgagcactctggggcaggttttcatcaaggatctctctgtactttgctccgttcatctttgcctcgatcctgactagtcttccatttaagattgatgtcggccactgtgttcttggggaccatcaatgctgcagccGTGTTTtgttggtacacttccccagatctctaCCTCAACACAATCCGgtctcggagcactacggacaattccttcgacctcgtggcttggtttttgctctgacatgcactgtcaactgtgggaccttttataaacaggtgtgtgcctttccaaatcgtgtccaatcaattgaatttaccacaggtggactccaatcaagttgtagaaacatctcaaggatgatcaatggaaacagaattcacctgagctcaatgtacagtctcatagcaaagggtctgaatacttacattaAAACTGTTAAttccccatggattgatgaggaattgaataattgtatggttgagagggatgaggcaaaaggtatggcagttaagtctggcagcccaactgactggcaaacgtactgcaaattaagaaatcatgtgactaaacgaaataaaaagaaaaagaaaatacaCTAAGAAACAAAGAtacattatataaagaatgataggtaaaagctttggggcaccttaaatgacatttttggAAAAAAAGCCAACTCTGCTCCTTCATTCATTAAATCAGATgtctcattcatcacaaaacccactgatattgcaaactactttaatgacttttttattggcaagattagcaaacttagggatgacatgacagcaacaaacgctgacactacacatccaagtataactgaccaaattatgaaagacaagaattgtacttttgaattccgtaaagtaagtaaagtaaagtaaaagtattgttgtctatcaacaatgacaagccaccggggtttgacaatctggatggaaaatgactgaggataatagcagatgatattgccactcctatttgccacattttCAATTGAAGCCTTCTAGAGAGTGTGTGCccccaggcttggagggaagcagaagtcattccactacccaagaatagtaaaacccccttcaaatagccgaccaatcagcctgttaccaacccttagtaaacttctggaaaaaatagtgtttgaccagatacaatgctatttcacagtaaacaaattgaaaacagaatttcagcatgcttatagggaaggacactcaacaagcacagcaattacacaaatgactgatgattggctgagagaaattgatgataaagtgattgtgggggctgttttcttagacttcagtgcagcttttgacattattgatcatagtcttctgctggaaaaacgtatgtgttatgactttacaccccctgctataatgtggataaagagttacttgtctaacagaacacagatggTGTTCTTTATCAAATATAACCCAGTtataatcaggaattccccagggcaactgtttaggccccttgcttttaattttttttactaacgacatgccactgccTTCGAGTAatgccagagtgtctatgtatgcggatgactcaacactatacacgtcagctactacagtgactgaaataactgcaacacttaacaaagagctgcagttagtttcagagtgggtggcaaggaataagttagccctaaatatttcaaaaataaaaagcattgtatttggaacaaaacattcactaaaccctaaacctaaactaaatattgtaataaataattgagcaagttgagatgactaaactgcttggagtaaccctggattgtaaactgtcacggTCAAAACATAcagatgcagtagtagctaaaatggagagaagtctgtctataataaagccatgttctgccttcttaacaacactatcaaaaggcaggtcctacaggccctaggctactgttcagtcgtgtggtcaggtgccacaaaaaaaggaaataggaaaattgcaattgtctcagaacagggctgCACAGCtgacccttggatgtacacagagagctaatattaataatatgcaagtCAATCTCTCCAGGCTCAAAATGGAGgaaagattgacttcatcactaattttatttatgagaggtattgacatgttgaatgcaccgagctgcctgtttaaactactggcacacagctcagacacccatacataccccacaagacatgccaccagaggtctgtctaaactactggcacacagctcagacacccatccataccccacaagacatgccaccagaggtctgtctaaactactggcacacagctcagacacccatccataccccacaacacatgccaccagaggtctgtctaaactactggcacacagctcagacacccatgcataccccacaagacatgtcaccagaggtctgtttaaactactggcacacagctcagacacccatgcataccccacaagacatgccaccagaggtctgtctaaactactgacacacagctcggacacccatccataccccacaagacatgccgccagaggtctgtttaaactactggcacacagctcagacacccatccataccccacaagacatgccaccagaggtctcttcacagtccccaagtccagaacagactatgggaggagcacagtactacatagagccatgactacatggaactctattccacattaagtaactgatgcagcagtagaatcagataaaaaaacagatagaaatacaccttatagaacagcgggtactgtgaagcaacacaaacattggcacagacatatgcatacacatggatttagcattgtagatatgtggtagtggtggagtaggggcctgaggccacacagtgtgttgtgaaatctgtgactgtattgtaatgtttttaaaattgtataaaactGCCTTacttttgctggaccccaggaagagtagctgctgccttggcaggaactaatggggatccataataaaccccaggaagagtagctgctgccttggcaggaactaatggggatccataataaaccccaggaagagtagctgctgccttagcagaaactaatggggatccataataaatacaaataaggtatttctttttttgtttgtttataaatttgtaaaaatgtctaaaaacctgtattcgctttatcattatggggtattgtgtgtagattgatgaggaaatgtttgtattttatccattttagaataaggctgtaatgtaacaaaatgggaaggggtttgaatactttccgaatgcactctatgtatttttttaacctttatttaaagtcagttaagaacatgtccttattttcaatgacggcctagaaacagcagggttaactgccttgttcaggggcagaatgacagatttgtaccttgtcagctcggggattcaatcttctaacctttcggttattagtccgacgctctaaccactaggctacctaatggACAGTTAAATAAAAATCAACTGAGAATGAATTAAACTGTGTTGTTCCTCTCCTCAGGGAAGTACAGGGGCCAGAGGCTGATAGAGGTGGGTACAGGGCCAACCATCCACACTTTGATCAGTGCCTGTGAGTACTATGATGAGATTGTGGTGTCGGATTACGTGGACAGCAACAGGAAGGAGATTGAGAAGTGGCTGAAAGCAGAGGAGGGATGCTTCGACTGGAACGCTCACCTCCAGTATGTCTGTGATCTGGAGAGGAAAAGGTACAGTAATCCTGTTATTTTTTACACTAACTTACTGGCACCTGGTTACCTGAaagttactgtaaaaaaaaaaaagtacagtatgttaccataCATTCCAAAGAAACTTACtgtaaaatgtactgtatttttACAGTGCAGATAAGGGTTAGAAGTGAGCTTGTACGGTTTCAACTATggttaaaaaatgttttgtaaatGTAGGCATCCTTTTCACTTCATTTCTTTCTTGTAATTCTATTATCTATATTCTATTTACttataaatttaaaaaacacacattctccttctgtctctttctctcaccagAACCCCAGCGATCATCACAGACACTCTCCGTCAGAAGGTTAAACAGGTTCTGAAGTGCGACATCTGCCTGGAGAACCCGTTCCACCCTGTCACGGTTCCACCGGCGGACTGCATCCTTTCCTCGCTGTGCCTTGAAGCGGCGTGTAAGGACCGTGAGTCCTACCGCCGCTCGCTGTCCTCCATGGTGGACCTACTGAGGTCTGGAGGGGTCCTGGTCCTGATCGGGGACCTGGACGAGACCTTCTACACGGTGGGAGAGCAGAGGTTTGACTGTGTCAACCTGAGTGAGGAGTTCATCACTGAGACGCTGTCAAAGCTGGGGCTGTCTGTGGAGGAGTTCACTCTGCAGCAGGCTGAGGACCGGGACAGCAACCACAAGTGTGACTACGCGGCCTCTTTCCATCTCATCGCCATCAAACACTGATCACCGCTTGTATGTTTATGTAAGAACTATGATCAGTGTTTTTGTTCTATGTACTACAATGTGGTTGTGTTTTGGAATGGATTATTattaatataattattattattatctctcATTTCTTTCCAAACCTAATTTATCCGGGACAGGGAGAGATAGAAACGGACACATGCAACAGAGGATGTCAGGCAGGAACTTCACAGGAAGATAGGCCAGGACTAATACAACAGGGACAGGAACTAGGCCAGGACTAATGGGACAGGAAGATAGGCCAGGACTAATACAACAGGGACAGGAAGATAGGCCAGGACTAATGGGACAGGAAGATAGGCCAGGACTAATACAACAGGGACAGGAAGATAGGCCAGGACTAATGGGACAGGAAGATAGGCCAGGACTAATGGGACAGGGACAGGAAGATAGGCCAGGACTAATACAACAGGGACAGGAAGCTAGGCCAGGACTAATGGGACAGGAAGATAGGCCAGGACTAATACAACAGGGACAGGAAGATAGGCCAGGACTAATGGGACAGGAAGATAGGCCAGGACTAATGGGACAGGGACAGGAAGATAGGCCAGGACTAATACAACAGGGACAGGAAGATAGGCCAGGACTAATGGGACAGGAAGATAGGCCAGGACTAATACAACAGGGACAGGAAGATAGGCCAGGACTAATGGGACAGGAAGATAGGCCAGGACTAATGAATCAGGGTGTCAGGAAGGCAGGCACATTAttattctgcatcccaaatggcctctggtcaaaattagtgaactacatatagggaataggctgccatttgggacacagactcaCTGCCTGCCACACTCAGTCCCTAATGTTCCTTTTCCTGTCAGACATAAATGTCTGGTATACGACCACAGACGTCACTTTGAATAAAACAAATCAGGAGGGATCATGTGACGGTGGAGGGAACACTATGATTTATTTCACTCCTGCTATTTGTGTTCTCCAGATTAAAAATAGCAGGCTCTCTTTGTTTATCCAccggtgtgtgttgtgtttttctctctctctctctctctctctctctctctctctcccccccccccagatcagcactcctacactGAGACAGGAGCCGTGTCCAAATAACCGTCCTAAATAGTAGATGCCAGGATGTTGTGCTTATTTACCCCACAGGTTGAATGTGACAgtctgtctataaccagcctgagtaggtctataaccagcctgagtaggtctataaccagcctgaggaggtctataaccagcctgaggaggtctataaccagcctgaggaggtctataaccagcctgaggaggtctataaccagcctgaggaggtctataaccagcctgagtaggtgtATATCTCCATTAGGTGGAATCGTGTTACTTTACTGTTCAGCTCAATTGCCTGATATTTTTTTCATTCAGTTTGGATCCTTTCACTAAGAttaccatgaaggcctaattcacctGAAGCTCAAATTCTACATGTAATCTTCTGTGTTTATAACAGACAAATACATACAGACATAAGCTGCCTACCAATATATTTCCGTCAACACACATCATGATATTTTCCCAAACCAATTAACAAACTACAAACTCTAATGTTAAGCCAAACCCAATTGGAGGCATCAGGGACAGGAAGTTAGGCCAGGGCTAATGCAACAGCGTATCAGGAAGGCGGGCACAATAACTCAGCAACATtattggctgcatcccaaatgggctttggtcaaaagtagtgaactacatataGGGGAagaggctgccatttgggacacagcctcacAGCCTGtgtcacatcctggccagtataagggttaattagtattgtagtttggtcaggacgtggcagagtatttgttttatg
It encodes:
- the zgc:64002 gene encoding nicotinamide N-methyltransferase, whose translation is MGECHQDKFDPKTYFNYCYQFAAVPGQKDNSRFVSFVLCQLSKTFSTGKYRGQRLIEVGTGPTIHTLISACEYYDEIVVSDYVDSNRKEIEKWLKAEEGCFDWNAHLQYVCDLERKRTPAIITDTLRQKVKQVLKCDICLENPFHPVTVPPADCILSSLCLEAACKDRESYRRSLSSMVDLLRSGGVLVLIGDLDETFYTVGEQRFDCVNLSEEFITETLSKLGLSVEEFTLQQAEDRDSNHKCDYAASFHLIAIKH